One Pantoea trifolii DNA segment encodes these proteins:
- the tssJ gene encoding type VI secretion system lipoprotein TssJ: protein MRVRFAHVLLICLAATLLSSCGAWQKTKQGTASIADAVFYRQVNTLHLTFTARTAINQDDAQQSMPLRLNILQLSTRQRFDDAEYSSLLAQPDRVLKESLVAQRQLSVMPGQSVSLDMPMEKQAQYVAVVGLFRQPDRERGTWKRVLSREELDPDSPRTIEVRDNTLNLELLK, encoded by the coding sequence ATGAGGGTTCGTTTCGCCCATGTATTGCTGATTTGCCTCGCGGCAACGTTGCTGAGCAGCTGTGGCGCGTGGCAAAAAACCAAACAGGGCACAGCAAGCATTGCTGATGCCGTGTTTTATCGCCAGGTCAACACCCTGCACCTGACCTTCACTGCGCGTACAGCGATCAATCAGGACGACGCCCAGCAGTCGATGCCCTTGCGTCTGAATATTTTGCAACTCAGCACACGTCAACGTTTCGATGACGCCGAATACAGCAGCCTGCTGGCACAGCCAGATCGGGTGCTGAAAGAGAGTCTGGTGGCGCAGCGGCAGCTCAGCGTCATGCCGGGACAAAGCGTCAGTCTGGATATGCCAATGGAGAAGCAGGCGCAGTATGTCGCGGTCGTGGGCCTGTTCCGCCAACCGGACAGAGAGCGCGGCACATGGAAACGGGTGTTGAGCCGTGAGGAGCTTGATCCGGATTCACCACGCACGATTGAAGTAAGGGATAACACCCTGAATTTGGAATTATTGAAGTAA
- a CDS encoding phosphatidate cytidylyltransferase, with protein sequence MADSRHVLYYCLGGIFGVLVLATLIIFVLRKCRPQRNWVELQQRVNSWWVIICLFSLAMLSPKWLALTFFGFISFLSLKEYLTLAPTRRSDSMPLLWMYAAIPVQYLWTGMAWYGMFIIFIPVYVFLFLPARMVIAGDTKGFLHSASVMHWGMMTTVFALSHVAYLMTLPGADASAGALLVFFLVALTELNDIAQYLWGKSLGRIRVTPKVSPNKTLAGLLGGIFTTMLLAVILGPLLTPMSYLHSLGAGLIIGASGFCGDVVMSAIKRDFGVKDSGKLLPGHGGILDRLDSLIYTAPLFFHFYYYFYV encoded by the coding sequence ATGGCTGATTCCAGACACGTGCTTTATTACTGCCTGGGCGGTATCTTCGGCGTTCTCGTTCTGGCAACGCTGATTATTTTTGTGCTGAGAAAGTGCCGCCCACAACGCAACTGGGTGGAATTGCAGCAGCGCGTTAATAGCTGGTGGGTCATTATCTGCCTGTTCTCGTTAGCAATGCTGTCGCCGAAGTGGCTGGCGCTAACCTTTTTCGGCTTCATCAGCTTCCTGTCGTTAAAAGAGTATCTGACGCTAGCACCCACGCGGCGTTCTGACAGCATGCCGCTGCTGTGGATGTATGCCGCAATCCCGGTGCAATATCTCTGGACCGGCATGGCCTGGTACGGCATGTTCATCATTTTTATCCCGGTTTACGTCTTCCTTTTCCTGCCGGCTCGCATGGTGATTGCCGGTGATACCAAAGGTTTTCTGCACTCTGCGTCGGTGATGCACTGGGGCATGATGACCACCGTGTTCGCTCTGAGTCACGTTGCCTACCTGATGACTTTACCCGGTGCTGATGCCAGCGCCGGTGCGCTGCTGGTATTCTTCCTCGTTGCGCTGACTGAGCTGAATGATATTGCCCAGTATCTGTGGGGAAAATCGCTGGGCAGGATTCGCGTGACGCCTAAAGTCAGCCCGAATAAGACGCTGGCCGGTCTGCTGGGTGGCATCTTTACCACCATGTTGCTGGCTGTGATTCTTGGACCACTGCTGACACCGATGAGTTATCTCCACTCGCTGGGTGCAGGGTTGATTATTGGTGCAAGCGGCTTTTGCGGCGATGTGGTGATGTCGGCGATCAAGCGTGACTTTGGTGTGAAGGATTCCGGCAAATTGCTGCCCGGACACGGTGGCATTTTGGATCGACTCGATTCACTCATCTACACCGCGCCGCTGTTCTTCCACTTCTATTACTACTTCTACGTGTAG
- a CDS encoding PAAR domain-containing protein: MTLKKLVRVGDTLKPYGGEVLSGSFDAFGKPVACVNDKAKCGEHGMTTIIQGATNSTVNGKAVALDGHKCACGCTLVSSLPDMDVCG, translated from the coding sequence ATGACACTTAAAAAGCTGGTGCGCGTGGGCGATACGCTCAAACCTTACGGTGGTGAAGTGCTCAGCGGGAGCTTTGACGCGTTTGGCAAGCCGGTGGCCTGCGTCAATGACAAAGCGAAATGCGGCGAGCACGGCATGACCACCATTATTCAGGGAGCAACCAACAGCACCGTAAACGGTAAAGCGGTGGCGCTGGATGGGCATAAGTGCGCCTGCGGTTGCACGCTGGTCAGTTCCCTGCCGGATATGGATGTTTGCGGATGA
- a CDS encoding ImcF-related family protein has translation METSRTNPRHSLFWLVCGYLLAVTLLVLTGAGLYYFAGSSIDLPEALPRQIAFWSLMVWLALVWFCPLFILAWRGLIRLNAREATGAVGLQKQRPAENQWVQDIITQMRYQYRWHWRSRVRILLVVGDEHLVEQSIPGLTTQHWLEGHNTLLLWHGNPQEDPLPSQLRALRKIRCQLADAVVWVVNAEAEMTQDVLDTTARQMQKRYSLLGQDIPLWLWEIHAPSLHSATAQGIGFTIAQGDSADDYRQSLDELEHQLVERGMLQTERNCQHSFLLELAHTLRSGGSARLTQTLSQLSAGARALPLAGVVLSQPETTGSASLRHAWQPGKAWLDLLALRWRRPVTNGASWRKTLLRICSCLLMMWMACLVFSWVTNIRLIQADQQLAAAATDSRQPLQQQLFALRELQKEIERLQHRQQYGAPWYMRFGLSQNDELLDSLWQQWQQAAMPLLRNASVKRLTTLMSGWRNLPPDSPLRADDAKSMYDLLKAYLMLVHPEQSDPAFFSTTLMKIWQLRDGIQDASWRNNGGAMLVFMMTNLPAHPEWQLQPDMRLVSSMRSALLRQIGASNAETSRYQKLIEQVSRDYADMTLSEMVSGSDSSRLFNTNETVPGVFTRKAWEEAVQPAIEQAAKVRRDEIDWVLSDNKTASNNDVSPETLQARLTDRYFSDYAGAWLKFLKNLQWQRAESLSESIEQLTLLADIRQSPLIALMNTLNVQGRTGQTGGDLTDSLVSSAKNLLSSDKTQAIARPQGARGPMDDAFGPLLALTDTGAAAKDSLSLPTFLTRVTRVRLRLQQVTNAPDPQAMMQSLALTVFQGKAVDLAETRDYGSLIAASLGQEWSGFGQAIFVEPMVQAWEQVLSPTAESINSQWQNDVVTPWDQSFADRYPFANRQSDVSLPHLAQFMRTDTGRIAQFVNSRLGGLLRLEGDRWVPDAMNSQGLTFDPAFLSALNKLTHIANTAFVRGDVELHFQMMAKPSRDVVESELTVDRQKLQYFNQEESWQTLNWPDNRWQPQTTLTWRSTHTGTRIYADHPGSWGLIRLLDKARITDLGSNIYRVLWPTPDGLALNYQIRTELGSGPLALLELRGFRLPARIFISATQNEDAYQGGEQ, from the coding sequence GTGGAAACCTCCCGCACTAATCCCCGGCACTCGTTGTTCTGGCTGGTTTGTGGCTATTTGCTTGCTGTAACCCTGTTGGTGCTGACTGGCGCAGGGCTCTATTACTTCGCAGGCAGCAGCATTGACCTGCCGGAGGCTCTGCCGCGCCAGATTGCTTTCTGGTCATTGATGGTCTGGCTGGCGCTGGTGTGGTTCTGTCCACTGTTTATTCTCGCCTGGCGCGGGCTTATTCGACTTAACGCGCGTGAAGCAACCGGCGCAGTAGGTTTACAGAAACAGCGTCCTGCAGAAAATCAGTGGGTGCAGGACATTATTACCCAGATGCGCTACCAGTACCGGTGGCACTGGCGCAGCCGGGTACGCATCCTGCTGGTGGTCGGCGATGAGCATCTGGTTGAACAGAGTATCCCTGGCCTGACAACTCAGCACTGGCTTGAGGGGCATAACACCTTGCTGCTCTGGCACGGCAACCCGCAGGAAGATCCGCTACCCTCGCAGCTACGTGCGCTGCGTAAAATTCGCTGCCAGCTGGCAGATGCGGTGGTCTGGGTAGTGAACGCAGAAGCGGAAATGACTCAGGATGTGCTGGATACCACGGCTCGCCAGATGCAGAAGCGTTACAGCCTGTTGGGCCAGGATATCCCGCTGTGGCTGTGGGAGATTCACGCGCCCTCTCTGCATAGCGCCACCGCGCAGGGGATCGGATTTACCATCGCGCAAGGTGACAGTGCGGACGATTACCGTCAGTCGCTGGATGAGCTTGAGCACCAGTTGGTTGAACGCGGCATGCTGCAGACTGAGCGTAATTGCCAGCATAGTTTCTTACTGGAACTGGCGCACACGCTGCGCAGCGGTGGATCTGCTCGCCTGACACAAACCTTGTCGCAGCTCTCCGCAGGTGCAAGGGCGCTGCCGCTGGCTGGCGTGGTACTCAGCCAGCCGGAGACCACCGGAAGCGCTTCATTGCGTCATGCGTGGCAGCCGGGAAAAGCCTGGCTGGATTTATTAGCGCTACGCTGGCGCAGGCCGGTCACCAACGGTGCTTCATGGCGGAAAACGTTGCTGAGGATATGCTCCTGCCTGCTGATGATGTGGATGGCCTGCCTGGTGTTTTCCTGGGTTACCAATATTCGCCTTATACAGGCAGATCAGCAGCTTGCCGCCGCCGCAACAGATTCCCGTCAGCCGCTGCAGCAGCAACTTTTCGCCTTGCGCGAGCTGCAAAAAGAGATCGAGCGTCTGCAGCATCGTCAGCAATATGGTGCGCCCTGGTATATGCGTTTTGGCCTCAGCCAGAATGACGAACTGTTGGATTCTCTGTGGCAACAATGGCAGCAGGCGGCAATGCCGCTGCTGCGTAATGCATCCGTCAAGCGCCTGACTACGCTGATGAGCGGCTGGCGTAACCTGCCGCCCGACAGTCCGCTGCGCGCCGATGATGCTAAAAGCATGTATGACTTGCTGAAGGCGTACCTGATGCTGGTGCATCCCGAACAATCCGATCCGGCGTTTTTCAGCACTACGCTAATGAAGATCTGGCAACTGCGTGATGGCATTCAGGACGCCAGCTGGCGCAACAATGGCGGCGCTATGCTGGTCTTTATGATGACGAATCTGCCTGCGCACCCAGAGTGGCAGTTACAACCGGATATGCGACTGGTCAGCAGTATGCGCTCAGCGCTACTGCGTCAGATTGGTGCCAGCAATGCGGAGACCTCGCGCTATCAAAAGCTCATTGAGCAGGTGTCCCGTGATTATGCTGATATGACGCTCAGTGAGATGGTCAGCGGCAGCGACAGCAGCAGGTTGTTCAATACCAATGAAACCGTACCCGGCGTTTTTACCCGCAAAGCGTGGGAAGAAGCCGTACAACCGGCGATTGAGCAAGCAGCGAAAGTGCGTCGCGATGAAATCGACTGGGTGCTGAGTGATAACAAAACGGCCAGCAATAATGATGTCTCTCCGGAAACGCTGCAAGCGCGGCTGACAGATCGCTATTTCTCCGATTACGCCGGAGCCTGGCTGAAATTCCTCAAAAACCTGCAATGGCAGCGGGCGGAGAGCCTGTCGGAATCGATTGAACAGTTAACCCTGCTGGCCGATATACGCCAGTCACCTTTGATTGCGCTGATGAATACGCTGAATGTGCAGGGCCGGACGGGGCAAACAGGCGGCGATTTAACCGATTCGCTGGTGAGCTCTGCAAAGAATTTGCTCAGCAGTGACAAAACCCAGGCCATCGCCAGACCACAAGGTGCACGTGGCCCAATGGATGACGCCTTTGGACCTTTGCTGGCGCTGACCGATACCGGCGCCGCGGCTAAAGATAGCCTCAGCCTGCCAACATTCCTGACGCGTGTCACCCGTGTTCGTCTGCGACTGCAGCAGGTAACCAACGCGCCGGATCCGCAGGCCATGATGCAGTCGTTAGCACTGACGGTGTTTCAGGGCAAAGCCGTTGATCTCGCTGAGACCCGCGATTACGGCAGTTTGATTGCTGCCAGCCTCGGACAGGAGTGGAGCGGATTTGGTCAGGCGATATTTGTCGAGCCGATGGTGCAGGCGTGGGAGCAGGTGCTCAGCCCCACCGCTGAGAGCATCAACAGCCAGTGGCAGAACGATGTTGTAACGCCATGGGATCAATCGTTTGCCGACCGCTACCCGTTTGCTAACCGACAAAGCGACGTCTCCTTACCGCATTTAGCGCAGTTTATGCGTACCGACACCGGGCGTATCGCGCAGTTCGTCAACAGTCGCCTCGGTGGCCTGCTGCGGCTCGAAGGCGATCGCTGGGTGCCGGATGCCATGAACAGCCAGGGACTGACGTTCGATCCTGCTTTTCTCAGCGCGCTGAATAAACTGACGCACATCGCGAACACCGCATTTGTCCGGGGAGATGTGGAGCTGCATTTCCAGATGATGGCAAAACCTTCCCGCGACGTAGTGGAATCTGAGCTGACGGTGGATCGCCAGAAGCTGCAATATTTTAACCAGGAAGAGAGCTGGCAAACGCTGAACTGGCCTGACAATCGCTGGCAGCCACAAACCACGCTGACCTGGCGCAGCACCCATACCGGAACCCGCATTTATGCCGATCACCCGGGAAGCTGGGGCCTGATCCGCCTGCTGGATAAAGCCCGCATCACCGATCTGGGCAGCAACATTTATCGTGTTCTCTGGCCGACGCCGGACGGGCTGGCATTGAACTATCAGATTCGCACGGAACTCGGTAGCGGCCCGCTGGCGCTACTCGAACTGCGTGGCTTCCGCCTGCCTGCGCGGATATTTATTTCCGCAACGCAGAATGAAGATGCGTATCAGGGAGGCGAACAATGA
- a CDS encoding CDP-alcohol phosphatidyltransferase family protein, translating into MTLYEIKPKFQNLLRPLVVRLHAQGITANQVTLFAMLTSVVLGALLMCFPDPRFFITLPVFLFFRMALNAIDGMLAREFNQQTTLGAILNEVGDIISDAALYLAFAFVTGISHWLVVLVVLLSWLSEFCGVMCQTLNGIRSYRGPLGKSDRAFIFGALGLVIALWPQSVGYADAVFVLAALLLCWTSLNRCRNAMEAKNG; encoded by the coding sequence GTGACGCTATACGAAATAAAACCGAAGTTTCAGAATTTATTAAGACCGCTGGTCGTCAGGTTACATGCGCAGGGTATCACTGCGAACCAGGTAACGTTGTTTGCCATGCTCACCTCTGTGGTATTGGGCGCATTGTTGATGTGTTTCCCCGACCCACGCTTTTTTATCACCCTGCCCGTTTTCCTGTTTTTCCGCATGGCGTTAAACGCCATTGATGGCATGTTAGCCAGGGAATTCAATCAGCAAACCACCCTTGGGGCGATCCTCAACGAGGTGGGTGACATTATCTCCGATGCCGCACTCTACCTCGCTTTTGCCTTTGTTACAGGCATCTCTCACTGGTTGGTTGTGCTGGTCGTGCTACTTTCCTGGCTGAGCGAATTTTGCGGTGTGATGTGCCAGACGCTGAACGGCATCCGTAGCTACCGTGGTCCGTTGGGCAAAAGTGACCGCGCATTTATCTTTGGTGCTCTTGGCCTGGTGATTGCGCTGTGGCCGCAGTCTGTCGGCTACGCTGACGCAGTGTTTGTCCTTGCCGCCCTGTTGCTGTGTTGGACCAGCCTGAATCGCTGCCGCAATGCGATGGAGGCGAAAAATGGCTGA
- a CDS encoding phosphatase PAP2/dual specificity phosphatase family protein: MTESLLTQRPFSPSKQGLCWLMLLGPLFFLSYGQVNTFTATRDDVKSLVFAWERSIPFVPWTIVPYWSIDLLYGISLFICTSRQELMRHGYRLLAASLVACAAFLLFPLTFTFTRPETQGAFGWLFRQLEQFDLPYNQAPSLHIILTWLLWLRFRQHLNRNARIVAASWFLLIAVSVLTTWQHHFIDVISGIVVAVIISYLIPIKGEWRVQRPTLHARRLASKYCLGGMLFLMAGAAIPCGYLLLWPAMALLAVAAGYAGLGVTVFQKSSCGNLSLSARLLLLPYLIGARISRCWFSRHSAQSNEIVAGVALGRFPGKVEQDFAVFDLTAELHKGNRNAQRWQAYPLMDLLVPDIAHLRTAVRQLQQLHRENDKVLVCCALGLSRSATVIAAWLLAEGHAASVVQAVELIKSRRPQIVLTPAHIAILETFSKEQLCQTS, encoded by the coding sequence ATGACTGAATCGTTGCTGACACAACGCCCTTTTAGCCCCTCGAAACAGGGGCTTTGCTGGCTGATGTTGCTGGGGCCCCTGTTTTTTCTCAGCTACGGGCAGGTTAATACCTTCACCGCTACCCGCGATGATGTGAAAAGCCTGGTGTTTGCCTGGGAACGGTCGATTCCATTTGTTCCCTGGACTATCGTGCCTTACTGGAGCATCGACCTGCTTTACGGTATTTCACTGTTCATCTGCACATCAAGACAAGAGCTGATGCGTCACGGCTATCGCCTGCTTGCAGCATCGCTGGTGGCTTGTGCAGCGTTTTTACTTTTCCCGCTGACGTTTACCTTCACACGCCCGGAAACCCAGGGTGCCTTCGGCTGGTTGTTCCGTCAGCTTGAACAGTTTGATTTACCCTATAACCAGGCCCCTTCGCTGCACATTATTCTGACCTGGCTGCTCTGGCTGCGCTTTCGCCAGCATCTAAATCGCAATGCGAGAATCGTTGCGGCCAGTTGGTTCCTGCTGATTGCTGTCTCCGTACTAACCACCTGGCAGCACCATTTTATCGATGTAATTAGCGGGATTGTGGTCGCGGTCATCATCAGCTACCTGATTCCGATTAAAGGAGAATGGCGCGTGCAGCGGCCCACTTTGCACGCGCGACGTCTCGCAAGCAAATACTGCCTGGGTGGAATGCTGTTTTTAATGGCTGGAGCCGCAATTCCCTGCGGTTATTTACTGTTGTGGCCTGCGATGGCGCTGCTGGCGGTGGCTGCGGGCTATGCCGGGTTGGGCGTGACGGTATTCCAGAAAAGCAGTTGCGGTAACTTATCTCTCTCCGCACGCTTGCTGCTTTTACCCTATCTGATAGGCGCGAGGATTTCCCGCTGCTGGTTTTCCCGGCATAGCGCGCAAAGTAATGAGATTGTCGCTGGCGTAGCGCTGGGCAGGTTCCCGGGCAAGGTGGAGCAAGATTTTGCCGTTTTTGATCTGACCGCAGAATTACACAAAGGCAACCGGAACGCACAGCGATGGCAGGCCTATCCGCTAATGGATCTGCTGGTGCCCGACATTGCGCATTTGCGCACTGCTGTAAGACAGCTCCAGCAACTGCACCGGGAAAATGACAAGGTGTTGGTTTGCTGCGCGCTGGGTTTATCGCGCAGTGCCACAGTGATTGCGGCGTGGCTGCTGGCGGAAGGACATGCAGCTTCTGTCGTTCAGGCCGTTGAACTCATTAAGTCCCGACGCCCGCAGATTGTTCTCACCCCCGCACACATTGCAATCCTCGAAACATTCAGCAAGGAACAGCTATGTCAGACATCATGA
- a CDS encoding lysophospholipid acyltransferase family protein, which produces MNRMLRWIFTLCIAYPVVWIWLGVAVANRKKLPKTGPAIIVANHNSHLDVLTLFTLFPLSTLVNVQPVAAADYFLKNKVVGWFALKVIGIIPVYRGAHQANPLQACVDALAEKKIVIIFPEGTRGEPGKLSEIKSGLWHLSQQCPDVPIIPVYMHGLDRSMGKGQKIPVPFFIDIYIDDPLRYQDNKAEFKSALLNRFVELQQQAIRKSS; this is translated from the coding sequence ATGAACCGAATGCTGCGCTGGATCTTTACACTTTGCATCGCCTATCCGGTGGTGTGGATCTGGCTGGGTGTCGCCGTGGCCAACCGCAAGAAGCTACCGAAAACAGGCCCGGCGATCATTGTGGCAAACCACAACAGCCATCTGGATGTGCTGACGCTGTTCACATTGTTCCCCCTCTCGACGCTGGTAAATGTACAGCCGGTGGCTGCGGCTGATTACTTCCTGAAAAACAAAGTGGTGGGTTGGTTTGCGCTCAAAGTGATTGGCATCATCCCGGTCTATCGCGGGGCGCATCAGGCTAATCCGTTGCAGGCCTGCGTCGATGCACTGGCAGAAAAGAAAATTGTGATTATTTTCCCGGAAGGCACACGCGGCGAGCCGGGGAAACTTTCAGAAATTAAATCTGGCCTGTGGCACCTCAGCCAGCAGTGCCCGGATGTGCCCATCATTCCGGTCTATATGCACGGGCTGGATCGCTCAATGGGTAAAGGTCAGAAAATACCGGTGCCGTTCTTTATCGATATTTATATCGATGATCCGCTGCGTTATCAGGACAACAAGGCCGAATTTAAAAGCGCGTTATTAAATCGTTTTGTCGAATTACAACAGCAAGCCATAAGGAAATCATCATGA